From Chiloscyllium punctatum isolate Juve2018m chromosome 39, sChiPun1.3, whole genome shotgun sequence, one genomic window encodes:
- the znf750 gene encoding zinc finger protein 750 has product MSLTKERKPKKPHYIPRPPGKPFKYKCFQCPFTCNEKSHLFNHMKYSLCENSISLVTDQDQTGKCSKRSCNETNILNQKDDESNECNNTKITVNRLNKNSECSNTVSDKPSTHQIINTTDMKENVGMDNHAFSPVPNMKQHKEPHYLIPLTTETEKVETFEKDQRSSAFLPVGGLRSSEKPEKANKDTHSASENSNNRASPIHVKSAFYSPGDQWRACSSISPEFCKADKSFGSIPPNTSPLIPDYTHYFSERGSRVVFSPYLLTGKPPEHDNPTIPLYVSTDQRNFLLPHLQNPGMTLPRHLVPSTLQQYKILHHLHSNIPIPYGIQHLNSTEYHMPQFGMKPQQGSNTSRDQNTQSVGTPSFYETSSPSELYHQNTHRRLYTQWENSVPTKYVKDNDTVELEVNSDSFSHTTNIKMSPRAGSATMGSPGRPSPSFAQRSTVSESFGELPNKVISSTSIKSYKLEETFMHFKPIRNAHANKFYIQHDRRERPGPESRTLDVNEESTSNLTFSNATILDYGQGNPPLPSNTSSSSMVPLNLSKKDKEKTEQDKLVGTKTNNLLQDSNECSSVDNDYPQDKEFQISINVQEVPLNLSVKAKHNHGWQTAEDSIPPQVDRTSKELRIHAKCLNSNKSLHSDLKIKPLEDLDIAKHCKTTGQWNKNIVSNLQSQKVLKGTQSCNDEQKQSAAVALCQLAGSNNGKYNEEWSLLPTGQFANLEGPSYKNEHTEFDKLDNEHKPISLKRSNEESVKTQRDTTLVKNNVCGRIFNLRKRTRVA; this is encoded by the exons ATGAGCCTTACTAAAGAACGCAAACCAAAGAAACCTCACTACATTCCTCGACCTCCAGGAAAACCATTCAAATACAAGTGTTTCCAATGCCCATTTACATGCAATGAAAAATCACATCTGTTTAACCACATGAAGTACAGTCTGTGTGAAAATTCAATTTCACTAGTTACAGACCAGgaccaaacaggaaaatgctcaaagagaagttgcaatgagactaaTATACTCAACCAGAAAGACGATGAGTCAAACGAGTGCAATAATACAAAGATAACAGTCAATAGACTGAATAAAAATTCCGAATGTTCAAATACTGTCTCAGATAAACCCTCAACTCATCAAATCATCAACACTACTGACATGAAAGAAAACGTGGGAATGGATAATCATGCATTTTCTCCTGTTCCAAATATGAAACAACATAAGGAACCACATTACTTGATTCCTTTAACAACTGAAACTGAAAAAGTAGAAACGTTTGAAAAGGATCAAAGATCCTCAGCTTTCTTGCCTGTTGGAGGCCTGAGATCTAGTGAAAAACCAGAAAAAGCCAATAAAGACACACATTctgcttctgaaaattcaaacaaCAGAGCATCTCCCATCCACGTGAAATCAGCATTTTACAGTCCAGGTGACCAGTGGAGAGCATGTTCTTCAATTTCACCAGAATTTTGTAAAGCAGATAAAAGCTTTGGCTCAATTCCTCCCAACACATCACCATTGATTCCAGACTATACACACTACTTCAGTGAACGAGGTTCAAGAGTAGTCTTTTCACCCTATCTCCTCACTGGTAAGCCACCTGAACATGACAACCCAACAATTCCACTGTATGTCTCAACTGACCAGAGGAACTTTCTGCTTCCTCATCTACAAAATCCAGGTATGACTTTGCCAAGGCATTTGGTTCCATCAACATTACAGCAGTACAAGATTTTGCATCATTTGCATTCAAACATTCCTATTCCTTATGGAATCCAACATCTCAACTCAACTGAATACCACATGCCCCAGTTTGGTATGAAGCCTCAACAAGGAAGTAATACCAGTAGGGATCAAAATACCCAATCAGTTGGAACTCCCTCATTCTACGAAACTTCATCACCATCTGAACTTTACCACCAGAACACTCACAGAAGGCTTTATACACAATGGGAGAACTCAGTACCGACAAAATATGTAAAAGATAATGACACTGTAGAACTGGAAGTTAACAGtgactctttctcacacacaacaAATATAAAAATGAGCCCAAGAGCAGGAAGTGCAACAATGGGCTCTCCAGGGCGACCTAGTCCTAGCTTTGCTCAAAGGAGTACTGTTTCAGAAAGTTTTGGTGAATTGCCGAACAAGGTTATTTCAAGCACAAGTATTAAGAGTTACAAATTGGAAGAAACCTTTATGCACTTCAAACCAATCAGAAATGCACATGCAAATAAATTCTACATTCAACACGACCGGCGAGAAAGACCAGGCCCAGAAAGCAG AACTCTAGATGTCAATGAGGAATCAACATCTAATCTAACATTTTCTAATGCCACCATTCTGGATTATGGCCAAGGTAATCCGCCATTACCCTCAAACACAAGCTCCAGCAGCATggtccctttaaacctttccaaaAAGGACAAAGAAAAAACAGAGCAGGACAAGCTTGTTGGAACTAAAACTAATAATCTTCTTCAAGACTCAAATGAATGTTCTTCAGTTGACAATGATTATCCACAAGATAAAGAGTTTCAGATTTCTATAAATGTACAGGAAGTACCTTTAAATCTCTCCGTTAAAGCTAAACATAATCATGGCTGGCAAACAGCTGAAGATTCTATTCCACCACAAGTGGACAGAACTTCTAAAGAATTGAGAATACATGCAAAATGCTTAAATAGCAATAAATCTCTTCATTCTGACTTGAAGATTAAGCCACTGGAAGACCTTGATATTGCCAAACATTGCAAAACAACAGGTCAATGGAACAAAAACATTGTCAGCAACCTGCAATCTCAAAAAGTTTTGAAAGGTACGCAAAGTTGTAACGATGAGCAGAAGCAGTCGGCTGCTGTGGCTCTTTGCCAGCTAGCTGGATCTAACAATGGTAAATATAATGAGGAATGGTCCCTTTTGCCAACTGGGCAATTTGCTAATTTGGAGGGCCCCAGCTATAAAAATGAACACACTGAATTTGACAAATTAGACAATGAACATAAACCAATAAGTCTAAAAAGGTCAAATGAAGAATCAGTTAAAACACAACGAGACACAACACTTGTAAAGAATAATGTTTGTGGTAGAATATTCAATTTGAGAAAGAGAACTAGAGTTGCATAA